One segment of Oreochromis niloticus isolate F11D_XX linkage group LG8, O_niloticus_UMD_NMBU, whole genome shotgun sequence DNA contains the following:
- the LOC100708312 gene encoding integrin alpha-M isoform X2 produces MRTPERAARDRATPLTLSAEASSHSSVFFLGIKTMDWIIIATLFLSVLNAALCFNIDPVAWKTLSNSAAGFGYQVVQRQSDLLISAPLEQYSQNGRGEIFRCSTSAQNCQNIQLQAPGFAVNMSLGLTMKSDPTAQNTVVCGPTIPKDCKSITMYNGVCFQIDPSNTFGPPVPSSLEVCPAQVDIAFLLDGSGSVSQGDFRRMKMFVKDLIQSFLSIDAQFSVSQFSLLPQVHFYFKKFSSSGSIETDIDGISQQRGAAYTAKAIRHLVENVFTSHGRSRPNVKKVLIVITDGESQDRTDLGGAAQLAESKNIVRFAIGVGNAFTQHAAKRELDTIASSPSDKHVFQVKNFNAIEIIRLNLQEKIFSVEGSQTSGESLKMEMSQEGFSAVYVPEGIQMSIVGANQWKGGYVQYTTGGQKLKTYEDMSLEPDSYLGYSMATAKTQTGSLTIVGAPRYKHRGVVVAINRQSFENQKIEPLSSQYQTGEYFGAEVCTVDINNDDITDLIFISAPMYMEPDREGRVYVCRLTDLFVECNFDDPLVLRGHAAVKGRFGSSLAVLPDLNSDGFRDLAVGAPLENNGEGSIYIFHSEGGGRISPTYSQRITGSEVQSGLKFFGLSISQSSFDQSGDKLPDLAVGSKGTVVLLRSRPIVMVKAEVSFSPVQIPTQNVDCSKPLENTANICFTMSSISTVNTEFDAQASIHYTLTLDATRKPPNNRAYVSGKQREESGSVTVESTGKLCSTVTFFIEACPEDALNALSNELKFTFDGLPSTTQLRPSLAPQAQTTTIYPLEFEINCGSDNKCVDHLKVDFNFTRSSEVKVGIDELLNVTVTVENRGENSYNSHVILTYPAGLSYRKFTSWQGRIECNSLDSEDGLSRGRTDCTIDKPIFKSKTKAFFTVSYGIDTNSQLEREIFVTANATSGNQEHATTSELYKKKSIDVKYSIFMTFESSHSYNDFTFGINDLQTPVQQSVKVINDIRALNFTVVIRVPVRLGEKEIWLNLSSLQISGCQRGDDEEPGVRNFVESIQKNKTVDCSVAMCRVFKCSTFMGRLQSRTYEISANLTSGWIEQIGLQSAKFLLISTATLETDKNQYIYFPAGSDNNSSVRKIIAEVEVYPQPDFTKAIIGGCLGGCLGGLAFLALLTTGLYKGGFFKSKYKQMMSENPQYGPVPQMDAGAPPTE; encoded by the exons ATGCGCACTCCGGAGCGTGCGGCCCGAGACAGAGCTA CTCCTCTCACACTATCAGCAGAAGCAAGTTCACACTCATCTGTCTTTTTCCTTGGGATTAAAACAATGGACTGGATAATCATTGCTACCTTATTCTTGTCAG TGTTAAATGCTGCACTTTGTTTCAATATTGATCCTGTGGCTTGGAAGACCCTGAGTAACTCTGCTGCTGGTTTTGGCTACCAGGTGGTGCAAAGACAATCAGA TTTGCTCATCAGTGCTCCACTGGAACAGTATTCACAAAATGGAAGGGGAGAAATATTTAGGTGCAGCACCTCTGCCCAAAACTGCCAAAATATACAATTGCAAG CACCAGGTTTTGCAGTCAACATGTCTCTTGGTTTGACAATGAAAAGTGATCCTACAGCACAAAACACTGTG GTGTGTGGTCCAACCATTCCAAAGGACTGCAAAAGTATCACCATGTACAATGGTGTGTGCTTTCAGATAGACCCTTCTAATACATTTGGACCACCTGTACCTTCTTCCCTTGAAG TGTGCCCGGCGCAAGTAGACATTGCCTTTCTGTTGGATGGTTCAGGAAGTGTATCTCAAGGAGACTTTCGGAGAATGAAGATGTTTGTGAAAGATCTAATCCAGTCATTTCTCTCAATTGATGCACAG ttttctgtTTCCCAGTTCTCACTTTTACCGcaggttcatttttattttaagaaattTTCCTCATCTGGATCAATTGAGACTGACATTGATGGAATATCTCAGCAGAGGGGAGCCGCTTACACAGCTAAGGCCATCAGACATCTTGT gGAAAATGTTTTCACATCACACGGAAGGTCCAGACCGAATGTGAAGAAGGTCTTGATAGTAATTACTGATGGAGAATCTCAGGATCGGACTGATCTGGGAGGTGCAGCACAGCTAGCAGAGAGTAAAAACATTGTTCGATTTGCTATTGGT GTGGGAAACGCATTTACTCAGCACGCAGCAAAACGAGAACTGGACACCATTGCATCGTCTCCCTCAGACAAACATGTGTTTCAAGTGAAGAATTTCAATGCAATTGAAATAATAAGACTGAATCTGCAGGAAAAAATTTTTTCAGTTGAAG GATCTCAAACCAGTGGAGAGTCACTGAAAATGGAAATGTCTCAAGAGGGATTCAGTGCAGTTTATGTGCCTGAG GGAATTCAGATGTCTATTGTTGGTGCAAACCAGTGGAAGGGAGGCTACGTGCAATACACAACAGGAGGCCAGAAGCTGAAAACATATGAGGACATGTCTTTGGAGCCTGACAGTTATCTTG GTTACTCCATGGCAACTGCTAAAACCCAAACTGGTTCACTGACAATTGTTGGTGCTCCAAGATATAAACACAGAGGAGTTGTGGTCGCTATTAACAGACAAAGCTTTGAAAACCAAAAGATTGAGCCCCTTTCATCACAG TATCAGACTGGTGAATATTTCGGGGCAGAGGTGTGTACCGTGGACATAAATAATGATGACATCACTGATCTAATCTTCATATCAGCCCCAATGTACATGGAGCCTGATAGAGAGGGAAGAGTTTATGTTTGCAGATTAACTGATTTG TTTGTGGAGTGTAATTTTGATGATCCATTAGTACTAAGAGGACATGCAGCTGTCAAAGGAAGGTTCGGCTCTTCTCTTGCTGTACTGCCTGATCTAAACTCAGATGGATTCAGGGATTTGGCAGTTGGAGCACCTTTGGAGAATAATGGTGAAGGCAGCATCTACATATTCCACagtgaaggaggaggaaggatCAGTCCTACTTACTCACAG AGAATTACTGGCTCTGAGGTCCAGTCAGGACTGAAGTTCTTCGGTCTATCGATCAGTCAGTCGTCTTTTGACCAGAGTGGTGATAAACTTCCTGACTTAGCGGTGGGTTCAAAGGGCACAGTTGTTTTACTGAG ATCAAGACCCATAGTAATGGTGAAAGCTGAGGTGTCATTCAGCCCAGTCCAAATCCCTACACAGAATGTAGACTGCTCAAAACCATTGGAGAACACAGCTAACATCTGCTTTACTATGAGTTCAATATCTACAGTCAACACAG agtttgaTGCTCAAGCAAGCATTCATTATACTTTAACACTGGATGCCACTCGCAAACCTCCAAACAACCGAGCTTATGTCAGTGGGAAACAACGAGAGGAGTCCGGCTCAGTTACAGTTGAATCAACTGGCAAACTGTGCTCAACCGTCACATTCTTCATTGAG GCCTGTCCAGAGGATGCACTCAATGCACTTTCCAATGAGCTGAAATTTACATTTGATGGTTTACCCTCAACCACACAACTCAGACCAAGTCTCGCCCCACAGGCTCAAACAACAACCATTTATCCT TTAGAGTTTGAGATCAACTGTGGCTCTGACAACAAATGTGTTGACCACCTGAAAGTGGATTTCAACTTTACCAG ATCCTCAGAGGTTAAAGTGGGCATTGATGAGCTTTTGAATGTCACAGTCACAGTGGAGAACAGAGGAGAAAACTCCTACAACAGTCATGTTATTCTCACGTACCCAGCTGGACTCTCCTACAGAAAGTTCACGAGTTGGCAG GGAAGAATTGAATGCAACTCTTTGGACAGTGAAGATGGTTTATCACGAGGAAGGACGGATTGCACTATTGACAAGCCAATTTTCAAGAGCAAAACTaag GCTTTCTTCACTGTCTCCTATGGGATTGACACAAACAGTCAACTTGAGAGGGAGATCTTTGTTACTGCAAATGCCACCAG TGGAAATCAGGAGCATGCCACTACAAGTGAACTCTACAAAAAGAAATCGATTGATGTGAAATACAGCATTTTTATGACATTTGAAAG CTCCCACAGCTACAACGATTTCACATTTGGGATAAATGACTTGCAAACACCAGTCCAACAATCAGTTAAG GTTATAAATGATATCAGAGCACTTAATTTCACTGTGGTGATCAGGGTTCCTGTGAGGCTTGGTGAAAAAGAGATTTGGTTGAATTTGAGCAGCCTACAG ATTTCAGGCTGTCAGAGAGGAGATGATGAAGAACCAGGTGTCAGGAATTTTGTTGAAagcatacaaaaaaataaaactgtg GACTGCTCTGTAGCCATGTGCAGGGTGTTCAAGTGCAGCACATTTATGGGAAGACTGCAGAGTAGGACATATGAAATTTCTGCCAACCTCACTTCAGGATGGATAGAGCAG ATTGGACTTCAGTCTGCCAAATTCCTTTTGATCAGCACAGCCACTCTGGAAACTGACAAAAACCAGTACATCTACTTTCCAGCAGGGTCTGACAACAATTCTTCTGTTCGCAAG ATTATAGCCGAGGTAGAAGTGTATCCTCAGCCAGATTTCACCAAAGCGATCATTGGAGGATGCCTGGGAGGATGCCTGGGAGGGCTGGCTTTTCTGGCTTTACTCACTACTGGCCTGTATAAG GGTGGATTTTTCAAGAGTAAATACAAACAGATGATGAGTGAAAATCCACAATATGGACCAGTTCCACAGATGGATGCAGGAGCACCCCCAACAGAATAA
- the LOC100708312 gene encoding integrin alpha-M isoform X1, with translation MRTPERAARDRATPLTLSAEASSHSSVFFLGIKTMDWIIIATLFLSVLNAALCFNIDPVAWKTLSNSAAGFGYQVVQRQSDLLISAPLEQYSQNGRGEIFRCSTSAQNCQNIQLQAPGFAVNMSLGLTMKSDPTAQNTVVCGPTIPKDCKSITMYNGVCFQIDPSNTFGPPVPSSLEVCPAQVDIAFLLDGSGSVSQGDFRRMKMFVKDLIQSFLSIDAQFSVSQFSLLPQVHFYFKKFSSSGSIETDIDGISQQRGAAYTAKAIRHLVENVFTSHGRSRPNVKKVLIVITDGESQDRTDLGGAAQLAESKNIVRFAIGVGNAFTQHAAKRELDTIASSPSDKHVFQVKNFNAIEIIRLNLQEKIFSVEGSQTSGESLKMEMSQEGFSAVYVPEGIQMSIVGANQWKGGYVQYTTGGQKLKTYEDMSLEPDSYLGYSMATAKTQTGSLTIVGAPRYKHRGVVVAINRQSFENQKIEPLSSQYQTGEYFGAEVCTVDINNDDITDLIFISAPMYMEPDREGRVYVCRLTDLFVECNFDDPLVLRGHAAVKGRFGSSLAVLPDLNSDGFRDLAVGAPLENNGEGSIYIFHSEGGGRISPTYSQRITGSEVQSGLKFFGLSISQSSFDQSGDKLPDLAVGSKGTVVLLRSRPIVMVKAEVSFSPVQIPTQNVDCSKPLENTANICFTMSSISTVNTEFDAQASIHYTLTLDATRKPPNNRAYVSGKQREESGSVTVESTGKLCSTVTFFIEACPEDALNALSNELKFTFDGLPSTTQLRPSLAPQAQTTTIYPLEFEINCGSDNKCVDHLKVDFNFTSFILYRSSEVKVGIDELLNVTVTVENRGENSYNSHVILTYPAGLSYRKFTSWQGRIECNSLDSEDGLSRGRTDCTIDKPIFKSKTKAFFTVSYGIDTNSQLEREIFVTANATSGNQEHATTSELYKKKSIDVKYSIFMTFESSHSYNDFTFGINDLQTPVQQSVKVINDIRALNFTVVIRVPVRLGEKEIWLNLSSLQISGCQRGDDEEPGVRNFVESIQKNKTVDCSVAMCRVFKCSTFMGRLQSRTYEISANLTSGWIEQIGLQSAKFLLISTATLETDKNQYIYFPAGSDNNSSVRKIIAEVEVYPQPDFTKAIIGGCLGGCLGGLAFLALLTTGLYKGGFFKSKYKQMMSENPQYGPVPQMDAGAPPTE, from the exons ATGCGCACTCCGGAGCGTGCGGCCCGAGACAGAGCTA CTCCTCTCACACTATCAGCAGAAGCAAGTTCACACTCATCTGTCTTTTTCCTTGGGATTAAAACAATGGACTGGATAATCATTGCTACCTTATTCTTGTCAG TGTTAAATGCTGCACTTTGTTTCAATATTGATCCTGTGGCTTGGAAGACCCTGAGTAACTCTGCTGCTGGTTTTGGCTACCAGGTGGTGCAAAGACAATCAGA TTTGCTCATCAGTGCTCCACTGGAACAGTATTCACAAAATGGAAGGGGAGAAATATTTAGGTGCAGCACCTCTGCCCAAAACTGCCAAAATATACAATTGCAAG CACCAGGTTTTGCAGTCAACATGTCTCTTGGTTTGACAATGAAAAGTGATCCTACAGCACAAAACACTGTG GTGTGTGGTCCAACCATTCCAAAGGACTGCAAAAGTATCACCATGTACAATGGTGTGTGCTTTCAGATAGACCCTTCTAATACATTTGGACCACCTGTACCTTCTTCCCTTGAAG TGTGCCCGGCGCAAGTAGACATTGCCTTTCTGTTGGATGGTTCAGGAAGTGTATCTCAAGGAGACTTTCGGAGAATGAAGATGTTTGTGAAAGATCTAATCCAGTCATTTCTCTCAATTGATGCACAG ttttctgtTTCCCAGTTCTCACTTTTACCGcaggttcatttttattttaagaaattTTCCTCATCTGGATCAATTGAGACTGACATTGATGGAATATCTCAGCAGAGGGGAGCCGCTTACACAGCTAAGGCCATCAGACATCTTGT gGAAAATGTTTTCACATCACACGGAAGGTCCAGACCGAATGTGAAGAAGGTCTTGATAGTAATTACTGATGGAGAATCTCAGGATCGGACTGATCTGGGAGGTGCAGCACAGCTAGCAGAGAGTAAAAACATTGTTCGATTTGCTATTGGT GTGGGAAACGCATTTACTCAGCACGCAGCAAAACGAGAACTGGACACCATTGCATCGTCTCCCTCAGACAAACATGTGTTTCAAGTGAAGAATTTCAATGCAATTGAAATAATAAGACTGAATCTGCAGGAAAAAATTTTTTCAGTTGAAG GATCTCAAACCAGTGGAGAGTCACTGAAAATGGAAATGTCTCAAGAGGGATTCAGTGCAGTTTATGTGCCTGAG GGAATTCAGATGTCTATTGTTGGTGCAAACCAGTGGAAGGGAGGCTACGTGCAATACACAACAGGAGGCCAGAAGCTGAAAACATATGAGGACATGTCTTTGGAGCCTGACAGTTATCTTG GTTACTCCATGGCAACTGCTAAAACCCAAACTGGTTCACTGACAATTGTTGGTGCTCCAAGATATAAACACAGAGGAGTTGTGGTCGCTATTAACAGACAAAGCTTTGAAAACCAAAAGATTGAGCCCCTTTCATCACAG TATCAGACTGGTGAATATTTCGGGGCAGAGGTGTGTACCGTGGACATAAATAATGATGACATCACTGATCTAATCTTCATATCAGCCCCAATGTACATGGAGCCTGATAGAGAGGGAAGAGTTTATGTTTGCAGATTAACTGATTTG TTTGTGGAGTGTAATTTTGATGATCCATTAGTACTAAGAGGACATGCAGCTGTCAAAGGAAGGTTCGGCTCTTCTCTTGCTGTACTGCCTGATCTAAACTCAGATGGATTCAGGGATTTGGCAGTTGGAGCACCTTTGGAGAATAATGGTGAAGGCAGCATCTACATATTCCACagtgaaggaggaggaaggatCAGTCCTACTTACTCACAG AGAATTACTGGCTCTGAGGTCCAGTCAGGACTGAAGTTCTTCGGTCTATCGATCAGTCAGTCGTCTTTTGACCAGAGTGGTGATAAACTTCCTGACTTAGCGGTGGGTTCAAAGGGCACAGTTGTTTTACTGAG ATCAAGACCCATAGTAATGGTGAAAGCTGAGGTGTCATTCAGCCCAGTCCAAATCCCTACACAGAATGTAGACTGCTCAAAACCATTGGAGAACACAGCTAACATCTGCTTTACTATGAGTTCAATATCTACAGTCAACACAG agtttgaTGCTCAAGCAAGCATTCATTATACTTTAACACTGGATGCCACTCGCAAACCTCCAAACAACCGAGCTTATGTCAGTGGGAAACAACGAGAGGAGTCCGGCTCAGTTACAGTTGAATCAACTGGCAAACTGTGCTCAACCGTCACATTCTTCATTGAG GCCTGTCCAGAGGATGCACTCAATGCACTTTCCAATGAGCTGAAATTTACATTTGATGGTTTACCCTCAACCACACAACTCAGACCAAGTCTCGCCCCACAGGCTCAAACAACAACCATTTATCCT TTAGAGTTTGAGATCAACTGTGGCTCTGACAACAAATGTGTTGACCACCTGAAAGTGGATTTCAACTTTACCAG CTTCATACTCTACAGATCCTCAGAGGTTAAAGTGGGCATTGATGAGCTTTTGAATGTCACAGTCACAGTGGAGAACAGAGGAGAAAACTCCTACAACAGTCATGTTATTCTCACGTACCCAGCTGGACTCTCCTACAGAAAGTTCACGAGTTGGCAG GGAAGAATTGAATGCAACTCTTTGGACAGTGAAGATGGTTTATCACGAGGAAGGACGGATTGCACTATTGACAAGCCAATTTTCAAGAGCAAAACTaag GCTTTCTTCACTGTCTCCTATGGGATTGACACAAACAGTCAACTTGAGAGGGAGATCTTTGTTACTGCAAATGCCACCAG TGGAAATCAGGAGCATGCCACTACAAGTGAACTCTACAAAAAGAAATCGATTGATGTGAAATACAGCATTTTTATGACATTTGAAAG CTCCCACAGCTACAACGATTTCACATTTGGGATAAATGACTTGCAAACACCAGTCCAACAATCAGTTAAG GTTATAAATGATATCAGAGCACTTAATTTCACTGTGGTGATCAGGGTTCCTGTGAGGCTTGGTGAAAAAGAGATTTGGTTGAATTTGAGCAGCCTACAG ATTTCAGGCTGTCAGAGAGGAGATGATGAAGAACCAGGTGTCAGGAATTTTGTTGAAagcatacaaaaaaataaaactgtg GACTGCTCTGTAGCCATGTGCAGGGTGTTCAAGTGCAGCACATTTATGGGAAGACTGCAGAGTAGGACATATGAAATTTCTGCCAACCTCACTTCAGGATGGATAGAGCAG ATTGGACTTCAGTCTGCCAAATTCCTTTTGATCAGCACAGCCACTCTGGAAACTGACAAAAACCAGTACATCTACTTTCCAGCAGGGTCTGACAACAATTCTTCTGTTCGCAAG ATTATAGCCGAGGTAGAAGTGTATCCTCAGCCAGATTTCACCAAAGCGATCATTGGAGGATGCCTGGGAGGATGCCTGGGAGGGCTGGCTTTTCTGGCTTTACTCACTACTGGCCTGTATAAG GGTGGATTTTTCAAGAGTAAATACAAACAGATGATGAGTGAAAATCCACAATATGGACCAGTTCCACAGATGGATGCAGGAGCACCCCCAACAGAATAA
- the LOC100708312 gene encoding integrin alpha-M isoform X3, with protein MRTPERAARDRATPLTLSAEASSHSSVFFLGIKTMDWIIIATLFLSVLNAALCFNIDPVAWKTLSNSAAGFGYQVVQRQSDLLISAPLEQYSQNGRGEIFRCSTSAQNCQNIQLQAPGFAVNMSLGLTMKSDPTAQNTVVCGPTIPKDCKSITMYNGVCFQIDPSNTFGPPVPSSLEVCPAQVDIAFLLDGSGSVSQGDFRRMKMFVKDLIQSFLSIDAQKFSSSGSIETDIDGISQQRGAAYTAKAIRHLVENVFTSHGRSRPNVKKVLIVITDGESQDRTDLGGAAQLAESKNIVRFAIGVGNAFTQHAAKRELDTIASSPSDKHVFQVKNFNAIEIIRLNLQEKIFSVEGSQTSGESLKMEMSQEGFSAVYVPEGIQMSIVGANQWKGGYVQYTTGGQKLKTYEDMSLEPDSYLGYSMATAKTQTGSLTIVGAPRYKHRGVVVAINRQSFENQKIEPLSSQYQTGEYFGAEVCTVDINNDDITDLIFISAPMYMEPDREGRVYVCRLTDLFVECNFDDPLVLRGHAAVKGRFGSSLAVLPDLNSDGFRDLAVGAPLENNGEGSIYIFHSEGGGRISPTYSQRITGSEVQSGLKFFGLSISQSSFDQSGDKLPDLAVGSKGTVVLLRSRPIVMVKAEVSFSPVQIPTQNVDCSKPLENTANICFTMSSISTVNTEFDAQASIHYTLTLDATRKPPNNRAYVSGKQREESGSVTVESTGKLCSTVTFFIEACPEDALNALSNELKFTFDGLPSTTQLRPSLAPQAQTTTIYPLEFEINCGSDNKCVDHLKVDFNFTSFILYRSSEVKVGIDELLNVTVTVENRGENSYNSHVILTYPAGLSYRKFTSWQGRIECNSLDSEDGLSRGRTDCTIDKPIFKSKTKAFFTVSYGIDTNSQLEREIFVTANATSGNQEHATTSELYKKKSIDVKYSIFMTFESSHSYNDFTFGINDLQTPVQQSVKVINDIRALNFTVVIRVPVRLGEKEIWLNLSSLQISGCQRGDDEEPGVRNFVESIQKNKTVDCSVAMCRVFKCSTFMGRLQSRTYEISANLTSGWIEQIGLQSAKFLLISTATLETDKNQYIYFPAGSDNNSSVRKIIAEVEVYPQPDFTKAIIGGCLGGCLGGLAFLALLTTGLYKGGFFKSKYKQMMSENPQYGPVPQMDAGAPPTE; from the exons ATGCGCACTCCGGAGCGTGCGGCCCGAGACAGAGCTA CTCCTCTCACACTATCAGCAGAAGCAAGTTCACACTCATCTGTCTTTTTCCTTGGGATTAAAACAATGGACTGGATAATCATTGCTACCTTATTCTTGTCAG TGTTAAATGCTGCACTTTGTTTCAATATTGATCCTGTGGCTTGGAAGACCCTGAGTAACTCTGCTGCTGGTTTTGGCTACCAGGTGGTGCAAAGACAATCAGA TTTGCTCATCAGTGCTCCACTGGAACAGTATTCACAAAATGGAAGGGGAGAAATATTTAGGTGCAGCACCTCTGCCCAAAACTGCCAAAATATACAATTGCAAG CACCAGGTTTTGCAGTCAACATGTCTCTTGGTTTGACAATGAAAAGTGATCCTACAGCACAAAACACTGTG GTGTGTGGTCCAACCATTCCAAAGGACTGCAAAAGTATCACCATGTACAATGGTGTGTGCTTTCAGATAGACCCTTCTAATACATTTGGACCACCTGTACCTTCTTCCCTTGAAG TGTGCCCGGCGCAAGTAGACATTGCCTTTCTGTTGGATGGTTCAGGAAGTGTATCTCAAGGAGACTTTCGGAGAATGAAGATGTTTGTGAAAGATCTAATCCAGTCATTTCTCTCAATTGATGCACAG aaattTTCCTCATCTGGATCAATTGAGACTGACATTGATGGAATATCTCAGCAGAGGGGAGCCGCTTACACAGCTAAGGCCATCAGACATCTTGT gGAAAATGTTTTCACATCACACGGAAGGTCCAGACCGAATGTGAAGAAGGTCTTGATAGTAATTACTGATGGAGAATCTCAGGATCGGACTGATCTGGGAGGTGCAGCACAGCTAGCAGAGAGTAAAAACATTGTTCGATTTGCTATTGGT GTGGGAAACGCATTTACTCAGCACGCAGCAAAACGAGAACTGGACACCATTGCATCGTCTCCCTCAGACAAACATGTGTTTCAAGTGAAGAATTTCAATGCAATTGAAATAATAAGACTGAATCTGCAGGAAAAAATTTTTTCAGTTGAAG GATCTCAAACCAGTGGAGAGTCACTGAAAATGGAAATGTCTCAAGAGGGATTCAGTGCAGTTTATGTGCCTGAG GGAATTCAGATGTCTATTGTTGGTGCAAACCAGTGGAAGGGAGGCTACGTGCAATACACAACAGGAGGCCAGAAGCTGAAAACATATGAGGACATGTCTTTGGAGCCTGACAGTTATCTTG GTTACTCCATGGCAACTGCTAAAACCCAAACTGGTTCACTGACAATTGTTGGTGCTCCAAGATATAAACACAGAGGAGTTGTGGTCGCTATTAACAGACAAAGCTTTGAAAACCAAAAGATTGAGCCCCTTTCATCACAG TATCAGACTGGTGAATATTTCGGGGCAGAGGTGTGTACCGTGGACATAAATAATGATGACATCACTGATCTAATCTTCATATCAGCCCCAATGTACATGGAGCCTGATAGAGAGGGAAGAGTTTATGTTTGCAGATTAACTGATTTG TTTGTGGAGTGTAATTTTGATGATCCATTAGTACTAAGAGGACATGCAGCTGTCAAAGGAAGGTTCGGCTCTTCTCTTGCTGTACTGCCTGATCTAAACTCAGATGGATTCAGGGATTTGGCAGTTGGAGCACCTTTGGAGAATAATGGTGAAGGCAGCATCTACATATTCCACagtgaaggaggaggaaggatCAGTCCTACTTACTCACAG AGAATTACTGGCTCTGAGGTCCAGTCAGGACTGAAGTTCTTCGGTCTATCGATCAGTCAGTCGTCTTTTGACCAGAGTGGTGATAAACTTCCTGACTTAGCGGTGGGTTCAAAGGGCACAGTTGTTTTACTGAG ATCAAGACCCATAGTAATGGTGAAAGCTGAGGTGTCATTCAGCCCAGTCCAAATCCCTACACAGAATGTAGACTGCTCAAAACCATTGGAGAACACAGCTAACATCTGCTTTACTATGAGTTCAATATCTACAGTCAACACAG agtttgaTGCTCAAGCAAGCATTCATTATACTTTAACACTGGATGCCACTCGCAAACCTCCAAACAACCGAGCTTATGTCAGTGGGAAACAACGAGAGGAGTCCGGCTCAGTTACAGTTGAATCAACTGGCAAACTGTGCTCAACCGTCACATTCTTCATTGAG GCCTGTCCAGAGGATGCACTCAATGCACTTTCCAATGAGCTGAAATTTACATTTGATGGTTTACCCTCAACCACACAACTCAGACCAAGTCTCGCCCCACAGGCTCAAACAACAACCATTTATCCT TTAGAGTTTGAGATCAACTGTGGCTCTGACAACAAATGTGTTGACCACCTGAAAGTGGATTTCAACTTTACCAG CTTCATACTCTACAGATCCTCAGAGGTTAAAGTGGGCATTGATGAGCTTTTGAATGTCACAGTCACAGTGGAGAACAGAGGAGAAAACTCCTACAACAGTCATGTTATTCTCACGTACCCAGCTGGACTCTCCTACAGAAAGTTCACGAGTTGGCAG GGAAGAATTGAATGCAACTCTTTGGACAGTGAAGATGGTTTATCACGAGGAAGGACGGATTGCACTATTGACAAGCCAATTTTCAAGAGCAAAACTaag GCTTTCTTCACTGTCTCCTATGGGATTGACACAAACAGTCAACTTGAGAGGGAGATCTTTGTTACTGCAAATGCCACCAG TGGAAATCAGGAGCATGCCACTACAAGTGAACTCTACAAAAAGAAATCGATTGATGTGAAATACAGCATTTTTATGACATTTGAAAG CTCCCACAGCTACAACGATTTCACATTTGGGATAAATGACTTGCAAACACCAGTCCAACAATCAGTTAAG GTTATAAATGATATCAGAGCACTTAATTTCACTGTGGTGATCAGGGTTCCTGTGAGGCTTGGTGAAAAAGAGATTTGGTTGAATTTGAGCAGCCTACAG ATTTCAGGCTGTCAGAGAGGAGATGATGAAGAACCAGGTGTCAGGAATTTTGTTGAAagcatacaaaaaaataaaactgtg GACTGCTCTGTAGCCATGTGCAGGGTGTTCAAGTGCAGCACATTTATGGGAAGACTGCAGAGTAGGACATATGAAATTTCTGCCAACCTCACTTCAGGATGGATAGAGCAG ATTGGACTTCAGTCTGCCAAATTCCTTTTGATCAGCACAGCCACTCTGGAAACTGACAAAAACCAGTACATCTACTTTCCAGCAGGGTCTGACAACAATTCTTCTGTTCGCAAG ATTATAGCCGAGGTAGAAGTGTATCCTCAGCCAGATTTCACCAAAGCGATCATTGGAGGATGCCTGGGAGGATGCCTGGGAGGGCTGGCTTTTCTGGCTTTACTCACTACTGGCCTGTATAAG GGTGGATTTTTCAAGAGTAAATACAAACAGATGATGAGTGAAAATCCACAATATGGACCAGTTCCACAGATGGATGCAGGAGCACCCCCAACAGAATAA